One stretch of Micromonospora cremea DNA includes these proteins:
- a CDS encoding SRPBCC family protein, with product MTQATAVVIQQIVVEASIARAFTVFTERFGDFKPPEHNLLGVPIAETVFEPKVGGHIYDRAADGSECRWARVLAYEPPNRVVFSWDISPQWQVETEPDNTSEVEVRFVAETPQRTRVELEHRHIDRHGPGWQAVSDGVSHDGGWPLYLARYAALFRQGS from the coding sequence ATGACCCAGGCAACCGCCGTGGTGATCCAACAGATCGTCGTCGAGGCGTCGATCGCGCGAGCCTTCACCGTGTTCACCGAGCGGTTCGGCGACTTCAAGCCGCCCGAGCACAACCTGCTCGGCGTACCGATCGCCGAGACCGTGTTCGAACCGAAGGTTGGCGGCCACATCTACGACCGGGCCGCCGACGGCAGCGAGTGCCGCTGGGCGCGGGTGCTCGCCTACGAACCGCCGAACCGGGTCGTGTTCAGCTGGGACATCAGCCCGCAATGGCAGGTCGAGACCGAGCCGGACAACACCAGCGAGGTCGAGGTCCGTTTCGTCGCCGAGACCCCGCAGCGCACCAGGGTCGAACTGGAGCACCGCCACATCGACCGGCACGGCCCTGGATGGCAGGCCGTCAGCGACGGCGTCTCCCACGACGGCGGGTGGCCGCTGTACCTCGCCCGATACGCCGCCCTGTTCAGGCAGGGCAGCTGA